The sequence CGCGGGGTGGTCGCGCTCTACGCCGAGCTGGACGAGAAGTCGGTGCAGCTGCGCGCGGCCAGCGAGGCCAAGAGCCGCTTCCTGGCCAATGTCAGCCACGAGCTGCGCGCCCCGGTCACCGCGATCATCGGGTTGGGCCGGCTGCTCACCGACTCGTCGTCGGATCAGCTCACCGACGAGCAGCGCCGCCAGGTGGACCTGATCCGTACCTCGGCGAGCGATCTGCTGACCCTGGTCAACGGCCTGCTCGACCTGGCCAAGGCGGAGGCCGGCCGGATCGAGCCGAACTGGACCACGGTCGATCTCAAGGCGATGTTCGGCCAGCTGCGCGGCACCCTGCGCCCGCTCGCCACCCGTCCGGAGGTGGATTTCGTGGTGGAGGAGCCGGCCGTGCCGAGTCTGCGCTCCGACGAGGTGCTGCTCGCCCAGGTGCTGCGCAACCTGCTGACCAACGCGTTGAAGTTCACCGAGTCCGGCTCGGTGCGGCTCAGCGCGCGGCCGGTCGGCTCGGAGATCGAGTTCGTGGTCGCCGACACCGGGGTCGGCATCCCGCCCGAGCTGCACGAACGGATCTTCGAGGAGTTCTACCAGGTGCCCGGCAGCAAGCCGGTGAGCGGCAAGGGCACCGGTCTGGGCCTGCCCTACGCCCGGCGGCTGGCCGGGATCCTCGGCGGCGGCCTGCGGGTGCACTCCGTCCCGGGTGAGGGCAGCACGTTCAC is a genomic window of Actinoplanes teichomyceticus ATCC 31121 containing:
- a CDS encoding sensor histidine kinase, encoding MSVTEPLMRMRLRAEPDIFVVRQLGREVARAVGLEAQDQTRMATAISEVGRVLLTAGAGADVTFAVEPYGVPNLQVTMAHSAGGGSPRLAEQLQQVGRLVDTMEVDDDGGSGTTIRMARRLPPGTPALTPTRMDEIRAELTQHVPGSPLDELAVQNQQLIAALDEVRAQRDDLARLNAELEETNRGVMALYHQLSDELEETNRGVVALYAELDEKSVQLRAASEAKSRFLANVSHELRAPVTAIIGLGRLLTDSSSDQLTDEQRRQVDLIRTSASDLLTLVNGLLDLAKAEAGRIEPNWTTVDLKAMFGQLRGTLRPLATRPEVDFVVEEPAVPSLRSDEVLLAQVLRNLLTNALKFTESGSVRLSARPVGSEIEFVVADTGVGIPPELHERIFEEFYQVPGSKPVSGKGTGLGLPYARRLAGILGGGLRVHSVPGEGSTFTLQLPATS